The nucleotide window ACGgttaaatattttacaattaGTGGGATCgattaaaaattatgtaaatgttattattttaattttgaattatggatGGAGTTCCTAAAATATAGGTAACCAATTAAAATAGgttattttcttttaagaaaaataactatttaaaacataaaaaaataaaatattacatagaaataaatcatgaattttatatttttatttacctatttttaatcacattttaaaagaaaactcGAACACTTTGAACTACTTATTCGgttgatatttatttatacttattaaattaatatttgtttatgcGTATTAGTTTTCAAAGAAAGCCCTTCACAAATTTTATCTAAATGAATACgttaatgaaatatttacataaatatagttacttcaaaatctgattgttgatatatatatatatatatatatatatatatatatatataaaagaagagGGAATAAGTATTCACCACAAGTCAATATATGTTTcaataagaagagggaataaccaatatatttataaaaagatatgacatataaaataaaatggagagagtattggtttttcaaaatggaaaaggacaaaacacatatagaattaaaagacatataaaaaaaagttggtttaactctcaaacataaaaagtaacatatgttattaaaaactttaataaaaagtactataatttacaataaataataacataaaatatctacaagacaacaaaaaaaaggactaatttttgtactgcttctgacacataaattaggattgggatgattttaaaattttaattttggttatacattataaaatagctgaaaaattgaatgatataattttttaaaaaataaccgaatgaatcgtcctatcgataaccctaatgttacttctactctgtttatttttacttaaatttagaaagatatgcttcatttctaccttcaatcttatcgctacatttatttgctatttaaaattgaaattaaaaagactaatgacaaataagtttctatattagctcacttatgagcaaaatatattataacaattttataacaatacataaactaaactccctccgtcccatattaggtgggcacttccaactttacacggtgattaagaaatcattaatacattggaaGANtaattttataacaatacataaactaaactccctccgtcccatattaggtGGGCACTTCTAACTTTAcacggtgattaagaaatcattaatacattggaagacttcaccattttgccctttgtttatatcaatgcacattgaaatgagttacaaaaaatacacatccaatataggaatggtcatattaattgtaggggtaaaatgaaagaattaattaattctatcctaatttaataagtgctcaaataatatgaaaaaaatatttttagtaagattctcatctaatatgggacggagagagtaacaatataactttattatgTTGGGCCCGGGCAGCGCCCGGACTTTCTTTACTAGTATGTAGATAAAGCCAAATAATTAGGAAACAATacttcattatatatatatatatatatatatatttgcaggaTGATTGATGTTTAATGTGtcagatttgaattttttatttttattttttgattttaatatattgttaaaGTTATTATTTACACATATTTAGTGTGTAGCATTTATTTGAtactattatttaataataagttAAATCTTGAAATTGTCAAtagattaatattataattacatttattAGCTAATAACGCAATGTGCGGGCAcgtatactatatatataataggagaggtaaTAGCGCCTACGTGTCAGCGCCACAATTAAtctctaattttttaaatttaatatataattaatttatttttttattaaagaaaaaaattactgTTTTAGAAGACAAGTTAGAGTTTTTtaccaaattaaaattattttttaaaaataaacgtGACAGTTTAAAGGACAAGTTAGAGTCTTGAATTTACttctcttaaaaaaattaaatatatgtaattaaaaCCTGATTAAAAaagtatctatatatatatcagaACCACAGAAAACagtacttaaaaaaaaatattacaaattgtatttttcaagaaaaaaataattactttcattttttctatttttatttaaataaataaattttggcagcggttttaaatgataaaatctaAAAGTGTTTTCagttttgaaaggaaaataaataaataaacgtGGGCTGTTAACCTTTTTAAGAATTGTGACAGTTATCCAATTTTacactttttaaattaaaaaaaaataaactaaaaaaaagtgtAGTTGTTAGCATTTCAAGACCTTTTTGTTTGATCAAAACAATATTAGATAAATTTAATAGATACATTATATCATATATGTTCAACTattagaagaaaaatagaatattttaaagttttttagtatgtgtatttttaaaaatgctAGCAGATTTTTTTACATACCgttttaaaatatgattaaaaaattaagttgattGACAAAACCGCataacttaatatatatatttttttaaagaaactgTCAAATGAACTTTTactaaacaaaaagagaaaaataaggaaaacaaaTTAACCTCTACACTCAAACATCCTCTAATTCTTTCtccttttgttctatttttttttccccAGTAATCAATAGggaaagaagaacaagaaatacTTTGGGATGCATACAATTACTTTGTTTTCGTTGTCCTCTTGAGGTTCtgtgaatttatttttcatattgaaAAATTCTATGATAGTTCAGAACATGAgttttttgatataatatattattatggtTATCTATATATGATTAGTTTTCTCATTAACTATCTTACATTCgatctcttatatatatatatatcaaagtaCGACACATCCAAGGAGGAATCAATCCTCCATTAGTGAAGGAGATTTTCTATATATGTCAATATCCAATCAAAGAATACTTTATTTGTCTGATGAAACTAACGGTAAGTTATGCTTCTTTGAAAGAATTCATTTCACGAAAAACTTACTTTttatattacaaatattttgaaattctaaaatgTTATGTTTTGGATGTTTATCAGTGAATTGAAAATAGggtgttattagcaatgaagAAGATAAAACAAGGATGTTGATGTCAGGGCCACAAATTCTATGTcaggaaaggaaaaaattaaatatataataggagaaatatttatataaaataatttattaaggaaatacttaaattaaaatcagaaaaggaaccaaaaaaaatattaactaagtaatcaacaaaattaatttaaaatctgaaatcaaatattaaaaacaatttaaatctTAAAATCTGTTTAAAGGAGAAGAATACTTATGCACagagtttttaaaaacataattcatatttaattaacaaagttaatttataatctgaaatttaaaatattttaaatctgaaatcttttcattttaaacaacaaaaaaagaagaagataactttaccctttcttttaaaaaaataaatcttcccacgttttaaaaaataagacgaatatcttcttcttatcctcttatatatttttgtatctattgtttttcattttttatcgacttttaataattatattatatcatcAGATTTTTGCTCGATGttgagataaagaaaaaataggagTAAGTGGCCTATGAAAGTGAAAAACATCCTTTAAGTTTATGTATCATGGTGAAAATTTTTAgagaattagaaaaataaatgtaagTTTGATGCATTTGATATTTGGTATATTAGAAAGATAAAGtataatgaatattttatttaagttgaatatctgaataaaataagtataatgCCTCTGATTATAATCCGTTAGCATCTCTAAAATAGTTGAAGttgttacaaaaaataatagttttgcATCGATTTGGCCAAGAATgacatttatattattattattttttcagttttctGAGTGAAAGTTGGGAGgtttaaataaaaagatttgtcaattaaatttgtgtttttttaagaGTAGTGTACtaattatcattaaaataaaaaattaaatattaaatattaattaaaaatctaCATGCATCACAAAAAACCACGTGTCATTTTTAGGATAAAATTAGTTGTCATTGTAATTCTAAGTTATTGGTATTATTAAGTGCATAATacattttattagttatttttaagtataaaattatgatattttaaatggaaaagggtcaaaattgcccctgaactatgcgaaatagaccacttataccctccattatattttgggatcaaaaatacccccgcagttatcccaggagaccacaaataccctcaagagttaacaccccaattttttagtgacgtggcaagccacatgggactaatccctccacctaagcattgccaactaagattcactacaaaagaacttgacttttagtggcgacaaagtcgccacaaaatcccaaaatattgccactaaaggttaactcttgagggtatttatggtcTTTTAGGATAACAgcaggggtatttttgatcccaaaatgtaacgaagggtataaatggtctatttcataaAGATGACAGTTATGGATACAATACCTAAGATATTGACTTTCTTAGTTTCTGAATGGATTGTAGATACAAGAACTACAAATCATATGGTCTCTAATATTGACATTAACATGTTGATTAAATCAATCAACTGTTGCAAAAACAGCCGAATACATCTTCCAAATGGGGACGTCTCGAATCGAGTAGTATTTCAAATAGAAACACAGCTTCTAATGTGTTCCACGTACCTTAGTTTGAGTACAATCTGATGTATGTGTGTCCCTACAATATTTTCTCAACTGTACTagaaatcaatttgataaaaacaGTAAAGACATGAATAAGAACTGACAATGGAATTGAACTTATCAATTCAGTTTGTACAAGTATGTTTAAAAATCTAGGAATCATACCATAGGGTTTTAGGTTGTTTATGTCATGCCAAACATCCAACTCAACATGATAAAATGCAATCCAAGACTAGATTAGTTGGATACTCAGAATTACAAAAAGGCTATTTCTTATTTAATCTCAATACTCACTCATTTTTTTGTGAATAGAAATGTTATATTCAATGAGGAAAGATTTCCTTACAACTAATTCTACACCTGTTTTTGTAGGTAGATATACCTACTCTTCATTTCATTGTTCTAACTAGTGGTGGCAAATGGGCGGGTTGAGTCAAATGTAGAcgggttgaaaatgggtcaacatAAAATGGTAATAATTCAACCCGCTCATATTTGATATGGGTAAAAATGAATTGGGTAAGAAATGAGTTAgggtaaaatactagtttacccatattttcatgagtatatagtactctacttaagaattcaacatggagaaaaatattttagactttttttagatgaaaaatgttgaaaatgctttatttagttttattgtatcataaacgtcaaaaaaataaaacaaataaaaaatataattataattaacaaaagaaacgtacatttaaaatatatatttttggagggccaaagatttcaccttttcaattatagtgaaaaataattagttctatagaagaacataaaaaacaatagaaattacaatatttttagtgatatcatgaatttatAGTGAATAAAAGTTAGAAACTTAATCCATTCGACtaatccatattttacccatatttttatgggttgaatatgggtatcaacccatattttacccatgtaAAAAATCACTCACCcaacccataaaaatatgaacGGGTTACCAAAATATGGGCTCATTTTTCAGCACTAGACTTCTAAGTCATGGGAAGGACGGCTAGGTGATAGACCACAACAAAATGTTTCAAGCAGTCAAGGAAGTTCTGATAATCAAAGTAGAGACTCAAGAAGCACAACCTACAGAGGTTCAAAGTGCCTCACTAAGAAAGTCATCCAGAGGAACACAACCTCCTATATGGATGAAGGATTTTGTCTCTCTGAATATACATCAAGATGTTCCTTACAATATGTTAGATATAAGAAGTTGTCAGGCAAATATCAAGCTGCCTTCTCCCAGTTGTCAGGCAAGTATCAAGTTTtacatgcaaaaaaaaaaaacagtcgAAGATCATAGGTGGCGGTACAAGCTATCAAGTCCTATTGAATAAGCgaatatattttcatttatgcTTTTTAATTACACCGATGAAAAGGGCCAGCCGGATCCAATATAGCCAGAGGGAAGTGGGGAGGGGGAGAAAAATCTGGAAACAGACAATTTATGAGACAAAATGCCTATTAGTTGGGCAggaatttcatgaaaatatgttTGAATTTGAGTACAAAATCACTCGAGTCAAGAAAAAATGGTTGAATGATGGTACAATAATATAGGAGAGAATTGGCGTGAGACAGAAATGGAGAGTTGATTGTGACTGAATATTTTCAAAGAATAAGGGACTGGTGGAATTGATCACAATCGtttaacattaattttcaaCTATGGAGTTGACAATGTGGACTGTAATTGcattgtttaaattttattagctAGCATAGTACCTCAGTTTTATTCTGCCGTTTGCTGTGGTACGTGGTAAACAGAAACATAAATTAAATCCAACGGACAACTTGATAGCTAAAAGAAAACATCTGAAGGTAACATATTTTGGAAGTCGACAAAGATCAAGCACAAAAAGACGCACATTAGTTTCTATAGAAAGAACTGGTTTCTTCTCCACACCCCTATCTCACCATGCTGCTGCCACGGAACACCTAAGGCCCTTCAGACGCTCAAAAACTTCTTTCATTTCTGGCCGTTTATTTGGTTTTCCATCCATACACTGTCTCGTAAGTTCTGTAATTTTACGTCCATCCCGACGATCAAAGTCGGCATCATCCTGAAAACTTAGGTCGACATATGAATGCctggacttgtactcatttacGGCCCACTTTTTAATTGCCGTCCCTGTATATTTTTCCTTGTCAAGAGCTCTCTTGCTTGTAAGATTAAAGAGCAAAACACCGAATGCATAGACATCAAACTTTACAGTGTATGCAGCTGCAATGCATTTTATAAACATGGTTAGGGCAATCAAAAAAAGAACTCCAATaggataaataaaaagaataacgAACTTGCCAAAAAGCAACTAATGCAAAGAATGTCCCACATCAATCAGATGATTGTCTATCACCCACCTTTGACCCCAATCCCAACCATTGTGCTGTTCCAAAGGAAATGCAAACTTTCCATCCATGCTGTTTGCTTTCTAGTTGCAGTATGGGATATCTTGTTGCTTTGAAATCAGATATTAACTTGAATCTTTGTTTAACGCAGATTTTGGTGCAATACATCAAAAAACTTCTTCCAGGATTGAAATCATGCATTAGTGTTGGGACTTGTGTATGTCACAAAGGAGCATGCTAGCTATGGGGAGGTCAAGGAGTCAAAGCTAACATCTTTTGTCTTCCCTATGCTTTACTACGCACTGGCCTGAAGTTCTGGGGAGTTTGTTGTCATAATACTACCAACTATGAATTATTGAGTCCTGGAGAATTTCTTTCTGCTAGGTTTACTGTAGTTTGTTCAGCGAGTGTTTCTGAACTATTTATTGACATCATTATGCTAATCCCCTGAATCTAGGCTAGTCTGGAAGCTCTCCTTCTGAACATTCTTTACTGTCTAATGCTGTCAACCTTCTGAAAAATAACATGCTCAAATAGGGTAACAGCGTGGATGGTCATACACGGTCAACGTCAGACACCAACTTTTGATAAGGGCAGATGCTTACTCTTACTTCTTAGTTAGGTTGACCTTACTCCTTTGTATAACCCTGAACAATTCTTGGATTTTGTCAGCTCTCTTGTATTATgataagttttatttttgccCTTTCTAGAGCTGACTATCCCTACTTCTGTAAATCTTGTGTCCTCTGGATGCTttgttattattaatatatttcttaCTTCATcaaggacaaaaaaaaatattcaatgaaataaaagaagataacTCAATTTCATACCAGGACCATTGTAACTATAGAATGGATCAATGTAGCCATAAGGACCAATCCTCATATCTGATTCATCCACTGTAGTACCCAGAACCCCTCCAACTAACATACCAAACTCAAATAGAACTGGGGTGAAATTCTGGAGAGATGGAACACAAAAAATCTTCAGTCACTCATGAATTACTTAATAAAACATAACAGAAACTCGAAGGGCAGAAATAATGATGGGACGTGCACCAAGCAAACAACAAAATGTAATTATGATACTGCACCTGGTCAACAACTATGTGAGATGGAGCCAAGTTGCGAATCAGGTATGATTGATTCCTATCATGCAGATAGGCAAGCAAGCGAGCTAATGCAAGGGCAGTCTTGACCCTCTGCAACCAATTGAAGTCATCTGAACAAGCAAAGCCAAAAGAGTAATTGGGATGTCTGTGTCTCTCCTACTGATTCTCAGATAAAGAGATACATTGCATGCCTCCTCCTCACTATTTCTATTGTGGTTATAGCTACTTGGCCTAGTAATGACTACAGATCCTTtgctcaaaggattcacaattgccACTGGGTTTTAACACAAATATAGCTACAGTGCATGTAGTTAACAGCAGAAAATACATAAGGTGAAGTCTGCATAAAAGATTAGTAAAGATAGTTGTGAGAGTAAAAAGGGCACCTTGGAAAATCAAGTTATGCAAGGTGTCAAGTGGATTTATATCATAAACAACACCCACAATCTCCTTGTGACAATATCCAACAACTTTCATTAAGCTGGGATTGCCCCTAATCTTTGGAGCTTGCAAAAATTTCAGTTCATCCTACAGCAGCACAAGCAATTTTCCCGAGTAAGCTTAAACTAAGAGAACACTTAATTAATGTAAGGAAGCAAGAGAAAAAGGGTGCATGACCACAAAATAGACACAAACCTCCAATCTTGACAGTTCGTTGTCATGTATACAAATCCCATAGTCCCTTTTATCATCAACCAGAACTTTGACTTGATCAGAAGTGGGCATTAGCATACGATAGTTCCTTTCATCCTCAACCAGAATCTTGACGGTGACATCCTTATAAACTCTACCTTGATCAGAAGCAATGGGCATTTTCCCACGGTAGAGCTTTCCTAAGTTGGTGACTCCAATAAGGTTCTCTGGAGAAAATTGACTGGTAAACCGACTCAGCTCCTCTGATGTGAATTCAAGAAGTTCATTCTCCACAGGGCATTCCTCATTTGACTTGGGGTCAAAAAAACCATCCTTAACAAGGCATTCCTCATTTGACTTGGGGTCAAAAAAACCATCCTTAACAAGGCATTCCTCCTTTGACCTGAGGTTAAGAAGATCAATCTTAACAGGACAATCCTCTCGTCCGCGGTGCAGGTAGAAGGGTCCTGTAAAGCAGTGAGAAAGGTCTCACAGCGTTAACATCAAAGAAAGAGCTAATTGCAATCCTTAGGCAAAGCAGCTTTTcagtttttaaaaaagtttcatCTATAGGACTCTATCCTTGATTTAATTGCCATTTAGTTCTTATTGTTATAATTTTCAGATGATCGGATTTTAATCACTCTTCCTAGTTAGCtataaaaattgaatgaaaacctaATTTTATAACTGCATTTCTCTTCTCATTTAGTGGAACTGCTACAATCTATAACACAAAATGtcacatatattgcatctcTGCCACTGGAAGCATacaatcaaaaaataaaaagaacagaAAAAATTGCAATTCAAAATACTCAAATATACTATACTATATACATCGAAACCCTAAAAAAGCAAATAAATCGGAATGCATAACCTAAAGTACAGAGAAGGATGGAAGATGCACACCAATAGAGATCCGGCGAAACATGATCTTTTTCCAGTTAGAAGTGGTGAAATCTTCAGGAAGAAAATGGCGAAGATAAAATAGGGGTTTCTTtttgcttgttttttttttttaatctcacgCGTTTCTTActaggataaaaaaaataaaagagaaaatgaaaagccCCTTACCCTAATCTATATCCGAATTTTCAAGTACACATTTTAACTTTATAGGAATTCTATCATCCACTTAAACTGTTTCTAACTATAATAATTACCTCCCTAAATGTTTAGTCGGCAATGCGAGTCTATTTCACATCAAAaactattattaaaattttatttttaatgccttttttcaataaatatatgtatttttaattgtttatttttcttatttattttctttcttccccaTAGAAATATAAAACAAATCTCTCTATTATTCACCACCTCTAAACAGGTGTTGCCACCTCCATTGTCGTTGCTGCCACCACCATTTTTACCGAATTCTTTATTATTGATTCcaaacaaattttcaaactcaTGTAATATTCTTGCAAAATCAATCAACCCAAATAAATCTTagatatatttacatatatttatttcatcCCATAAGATTTTGGatcaaatttgagaaaaaatgatATGGGTTTATTTCAAGAGTCAAGGTACTCTTTCACTATTTCCACTTAATTTGGGTTTATTTCAAGAGTCAAGAGTACGCTTCCACTATTTTCATCCCTAACTTGCCGCCGCCATCATCATCGAATTTTCTCCGATAAATTAAATCAATCATtaaatagaatatcaaaacaaaaGTGTTCAAATTAAAGCATGTTATTCAAGTATTCATACTATTTGATTCTGATATGCTATGATTTATTAAGTAAATCAGAAGTGAAAAATTGGAAGAAAAATCACTAAAGGAATAAGATCTGCAAGAAGTTATGAAGTTAGGGAGAAAAGATTTGAATCCCCTATTGATAGATGAGCTAGGAAATGAGTTTTAATTAAAACCAGTTAAAGATCTTAAATAGAAAGAATTAGAGGAGGAAAAAAATCATGAGAATGGTAGAGATGATGAAACTAATGGGGTTGGAATGGAAATCATGAACAACTTGGAGATATTATAAATGAAGATGATAATGATGTGCTAAGGTGTTGAATTGTCGCTATTAAATTAGGGAGGTGATAAAGATAGAGGTGGAGGTGGTAACGACAATTTCTCATACGACAATGGTGAAAAGGATGGAGGCCTAACGAATTCATCTTGTgaggaagataaaaaaaaataaaagaagacccACAATGTACTCTGATATTTTCCCCAAATCAAgctttcacaaaaaaaataaaaattagggctgcaaaaagattgaagaagaaggagagaaaacttttaaaaaaaagtttaattggTGAAACACACGTGTCAAGCACGTGTGCCTCACCACAAGGCAGATGGCTAGTTTTCATGTTTTAAGGGGGTatttaatccattttaaaatagtttaggAGGGTAATAGGATCCTCGTGAAGTGTAAGTGTGTAATTGAAAATTCGAATATAGAATGGGGTGGGGggtatttgaccattttctcaaaataaaataatatattatatgctttttaatttggttttaaTGGATATTTATGCCctcaaattttgaataaatatttaaatttatataaaattgaacttaTAGATACACATTATCttacgtgacataatacatgtaggcgGACACATAGGATGAATGTgttaatttattcaattttatacgaGTTTAAGAGTTACTTGTGTaaactcaaagttggagggtgTAACTATCAATTGAAgtcaatttaaaagatatatttatgtattatgccaaaaaaaaaaaaaactattgcaTGCTTACTAATATTAATCCTCAAATAAATTTGCAATGAAGaatattttttggtttaatttttaaaaattaaattaatttattaaaatttagtcaaattaaatttcgaaaaaaaaaatagaagatacCACTTAAAATCGATATAGACcaaatagttttttctttttttcttaccaCGCATgttttttcattcaatttaagaactttttcttataaaattatttaactcaACAAATTCACCCCTTTCTCTCAATCATCTCCTTCTTCCTTGATCTCTAGAACTCTAGATCCTCCGTTGGTGTGGTGAAGTTACTTCTTGGCGCTCAATTCTATCGGGAGCTTTAGGAAAACCCTTTCTCACATTGTTTAGAGGGTTGTTATGTATTGTTTTATCATATCGTACTGTATTGTTTTATTGAACACAATGTTTGGAtaaattgtattgtattgtgtcgtattgtattatattgttttaaCGATGAATTTAAACGATTTGATATAATAgaatttaaataacaatatgatAAATTGTGAACACAAATCCACTTAACTGGACTGAGAAGCCATGATCATTGATATGGACTTCTGACTTCAAGTAAAGAGAGGAAATAGGGAAGAAGATGACTTTAATTCGTGAATTGAAATGAGCTAATACAATAGTTTTATATAGAGTATACAACTGACAGCTCATCAATCCTAACAACTTGATCATGAGTTGTACACTCACTAACAGAAACTGCCTTACTGACTTCAATATTTCCCCTCAAGTTGGAGTTTGTGTATACATCAAGTACTCCAAGCTTGCCGAATAAAATATGATGTTGTGCTACACCCAAGTAAGTTTGCTAGCTGCTCCTAGGTATTGATATTTTCTGTTTGGATCAATCCATCCTCAATTTTCTCCCTTACAAAATGACAATTGATCTCAAAATACTTGGTCTCCTCGTGAAAGATAGTATTAGCACTGATTTGTATTGCTGCCTTACCATCACAGTGCAACTTAACAGGTGTATCACTGAACGCATCCATCTCATTCATGACTCCTACTAGCAAATAATTTCGGAGACTAGTGTTGATATGTTCATGTATTCACCTTCAGCTGAGCTTCTGCGTACAGTGTTGTTTTTTGGAGTTTCAAGATATGAGTGAGCTTCCCAGCTTTACTACATCTCCTGTCACTGACCCGCTAATATTGGGACATGTTGTCCAATCTAAGTCACAAAATCCTTCTAATTGTGCACTAAGATCACTACTCACCAATATTTCTTGTCCTGAACAACCTTTGATGCATCTCACTAGTCTAAAACC belongs to Solanum stenotomum isolate F172 chromosome 1, ASM1918654v1, whole genome shotgun sequence and includes:
- the LOC125853226 gene encoding probable serine/threonine-protein kinase PBL24, which codes for MNEMDAFSDTPVKLHCDDLSHCFTGPFYLHRGREDCPVKIDLLNLRSKEECLVKDGFFDPKSNEECLVKDGFFDPKSNEECPVENELLEFTSEELSRFTSQFSPENLIGVTNLGKLYRGKMPIASDQGRVYKDVTVKILVEDERNYRMLMPTSDQVKVLVDDKRDYGICIHDNELSRLEDELKFLQAPKIRGNPSLMKVVGYCHKEIVGVVYDINPLDTLHNLIFQDDFNWLQRVKTALALARLLAYLHDRNQSYLIRNLAPSHIVVDQNFTPVLFEFGMLVGGVLGTTVDESDMRIGPYGYIDPFYSYNGPAAYTVKFDVYAFGVLLFNLTSKRALDKEKYTGTAIKKWAVNEYKSRHSYVDLSFQDDADFDRRDGRKITELTRQCMDGKPNKRPEMKEVFERLKGLRCSVAAAW